A genome region from Nitrospira sp. includes the following:
- the carB gene encoding carbamoyl-phosphate synthase large subunit, which translates to MPRRTDIRSILLIGSGPIVIGQACEFDYSGTQACKALKEEGYRVILINSNPATIMTDPDFADRTYIEPITLDVVEKVIECERPDALLPTMGGQTALNTAIGLAKRGVLEKYGVQLIGASIAAIHKAEDRNAFRQAMWKIGLRVPDSGVATSLAEAERELERIRFPAIVRPSFTMGGTGGNIAYNIEEFRTQVEWGLSMSPVRQVLVEQSVIGWKEFELEVMRDLKDNVVIICPIENLDPMGVHTGDSITVAPALTLTDKEYQMMRDAAVRIIREIGVDTGGANIQFGLNPVNGEMVVIEMNPRVSRSSALASKATGFPIAKIAAKLAVGYTLDELTNDITGVTKASFEPTIDYVVVKIPRFAFQKFPGADPTLTTQMKSVGEVMAIGRTFKESLQKAIRSMEIDQFGFSSKMGLDLALPSGLDREEATEQVRKSVRTPLPDRIWRLADGMRLGMSNQELFALTKIDPWFLQQIREIVEFESRLVAERSTLGATGLQPDLLIEAKEMGFSDQRLAQLLGVEQQTVRSWRVALSQGTRPRSVTYKRVDTCAAEFEAHTPYLYSTYERECESRPTERQKVVILGGGPNRIGQGIEFDYCCVHAAMALREERIETIMVNCNPETVSTDYDTSDRLYFEPLTEEDVLNIVERERPMGVVLQFGGQTPLKLALSLSRAGVTILGTSPDAIDRAEDRARFRELLDKLGLRQAESGMARSVDEALKIAANITYPVMVRPSYVLGGRSMQIVYDEAGLLHYMNTAVKASTQHPVLIDKYLRDAIEIDADAISDGTTVVVAGIMEHIEEAGVHSGDSACSLPPYTLDATIIEEIRRQMTALALELGVIGLMNAQFAVKDQTIYVLEVNPRGSRTVPFVSKAIGVPLAKLAMKVMVGKSLQQLNFTTAPTPTHLSVKEAVFPFTKFAGVDVLLGPEMKSTGEVMGIDSDFGWAFAKSQAGAGAILPTSGTAFISVKGEDRSLASDVARRLVELGFRITATSGTALYLSEQGMRVDVVNKVQEGRPHIVDHIKNGEIALVVNTVRTASGQTDSLSIRREALHKGVPYYTTMRGALAAVMGIEALLKKGLAIRALQEYHRVK; encoded by the coding sequence GTGCCACGACGGACAGACATCCGCTCCATTCTTTTGATCGGCTCCGGCCCCATCGTCATCGGGCAGGCGTGCGAATTCGACTATTCAGGCACCCAAGCCTGCAAAGCCCTGAAGGAAGAGGGCTACCGCGTCATCCTGATCAATAGCAATCCGGCTACGATCATGACCGATCCGGATTTTGCCGACCGGACGTATATCGAACCGATCACACTCGACGTGGTGGAGAAAGTCATCGAATGCGAACGGCCGGATGCGCTCTTGCCCACCATGGGTGGACAAACGGCCTTAAACACCGCCATCGGGCTGGCCAAACGGGGAGTCCTCGAAAAATACGGCGTCCAGTTGATCGGCGCGTCGATCGCGGCGATCCATAAGGCCGAAGACCGCAACGCGTTTCGACAGGCCATGTGGAAAATCGGCCTGCGCGTGCCGGACAGCGGCGTGGCGACGTCCCTGGCCGAGGCCGAGCGTGAATTGGAGCGGATCCGCTTCCCGGCAATTGTCCGCCCCTCCTTTACCATGGGCGGAACCGGCGGCAACATTGCCTATAACATCGAGGAATTCAGGACGCAGGTGGAATGGGGCCTGTCCATGAGCCCGGTCCGCCAGGTACTCGTCGAGCAATCCGTCATCGGCTGGAAAGAATTCGAACTCGAAGTGATGCGCGACCTGAAAGACAATGTCGTCATCATCTGCCCGATCGAGAACCTCGACCCGATGGGCGTACACACCGGCGACAGTATTACTGTGGCCCCGGCCCTCACCTTGACCGACAAAGAGTACCAAATGATGCGGGATGCGGCCGTGCGCATTATTCGGGAGATCGGTGTCGACACCGGCGGAGCCAACATCCAGTTCGGCCTGAACCCGGTCAACGGCGAGATGGTCGTCATCGAGATGAATCCGCGTGTATCCAGGAGCTCGGCCTTGGCTTCGAAAGCGACGGGATTCCCCATCGCAAAGATCGCCGCCAAGCTGGCCGTGGGTTATACGCTCGACGAACTTACGAACGACATCACCGGAGTGACGAAGGCCTCGTTCGAGCCAACCATCGATTACGTCGTCGTCAAAATTCCGCGCTTTGCCTTTCAGAAATTCCCCGGAGCCGATCCCACGCTGACCACACAGATGAAATCGGTGGGCGAGGTCATGGCCATCGGGCGAACCTTTAAGGAGTCGCTCCAGAAGGCGATCCGTTCCATGGAGATCGATCAGTTTGGATTCAGCTCGAAGATGGGACTGGATCTCGCGCTGCCGTCCGGGCTCGACCGGGAAGAGGCGACAGAGCAGGTCCGCAAGTCCGTGCGTACGCCGCTCCCGGACAGGATCTGGCGGTTGGCCGACGGCATGCGTCTCGGCATGTCCAATCAGGAATTATTCGCGCTCACCAAAATCGATCCCTGGTTTTTGCAACAGATCCGTGAAATCGTCGAATTTGAGTCTCGACTCGTCGCAGAGCGGTCAACACTCGGCGCCACAGGGCTGCAACCGGATCTCCTGATCGAAGCGAAGGAGATGGGCTTCTCCGACCAACGCCTGGCTCAACTCCTGGGAGTGGAACAGCAGACCGTGCGCAGCTGGCGAGTGGCCCTGAGCCAAGGGACCAGGCCCCGCAGCGTGACCTACAAACGCGTCGATACCTGTGCCGCTGAATTTGAGGCCCATACACCGTACCTCTATTCAACCTACGAGCGGGAATGCGAATCGCGGCCGACCGAGAGACAGAAGGTCGTGATTCTCGGCGGCGGACCGAACCGAATCGGGCAGGGGATCGAGTTCGACTACTGCTGTGTCCATGCTGCCATGGCCTTGCGGGAGGAACGGATCGAAACCATCATGGTCAATTGCAACCCGGAGACGGTCAGCACGGACTATGATACATCCGACCGACTCTACTTCGAACCGCTGACGGAAGAAGACGTGCTCAATATCGTTGAGCGAGAACGGCCGATGGGAGTCGTCCTGCAATTTGGAGGACAGACGCCCTTGAAGCTGGCGCTCTCCCTGTCCCGAGCCGGCGTCACGATTCTCGGCACCAGTCCGGATGCGATCGACCGCGCGGAGGATCGGGCTCGCTTCCGCGAATTACTCGACAAGCTCGGTTTACGTCAGGCGGAGAGCGGGATGGCCCGCTCCGTCGACGAAGCCTTGAAGATTGCTGCCAACATTACCTATCCCGTGATGGTGCGACCCTCGTACGTCCTGGGCGGACGGTCGATGCAAATCGTCTATGACGAGGCAGGGCTGCTCCACTACATGAACACGGCGGTGAAAGCCTCCACGCAGCATCCGGTGCTGATCGATAAGTATTTGCGCGATGCGATTGAAATCGATGCCGACGCCATCTCCGACGGCACCACTGTGGTCGTCGCAGGGATCATGGAACACATCGAGGAAGCGGGCGTGCACTCCGGCGACTCGGCCTGTTCACTGCCTCCGTACACCCTGGATGCCACGATCATCGAGGAGATCCGGCGACAAATGACGGCCCTCGCTTTGGAACTCGGCGTCATCGGCCTCATGAACGCGCAATTCGCCGTCAAGGATCAGACGATCTACGTCTTGGAAGTCAATCCGCGCGGTTCGCGGACCGTGCCGTTCGTCAGCAAAGCCATCGGCGTCCCACTTGCTAAATTGGCCATGAAGGTGATGGTCGGCAAGTCGCTCCAGCAATTGAATTTCACCACCGCCCCGACCCCCACGCACCTCTCGGTGAAAGAAGCGGTGTTCCCCTTCACGAAATTCGCAGGCGTCGATGTGCTGCTCGGTCCGGAAATGAAATCTACCGGGGAAGTCATGGGAATCGACAGCGATTTCGGATGGGCATTCGCCAAATCCCAAGCCGGTGCCGGTGCCATTCTTCCAACTTCCGGCACCGCTTTCATCAGCGTGAAGGGCGAAGATCGGTCCCTGGCCAGCGACGTCGCTCGGCGACTTGTAGAATTGGGGTTCCGCATCACGGCCACCTCCGGCACCGCACTGTACCTGAGCGAACAGGGGATGCGTGTCGACGTCGTCAATAAAGTCCAGGAAGGACGCCCGCACATCGTCGATCATATTAAGAACGGGGAGATCGCGCTGGTCGTCAATACGGTGCGTACCGCTTCAGGGCAAACCGACTCTCTTTCTATTCGCCGCGAAGCCTTACACAAAGGTGTTCCGTACTACACCACGATGCGAGGAGCCTTGGCGGCGGTGATGGGGATCGAAGCCTTGCTGAAAAAGGGGCTTGCCATTCGAGCGTTGCAGGAGTATCACCGGGTGAAGTGA
- the greA gene encoding transcription elongation factor GreA, translating to MPTPITKKGYEALKAELDRLHKVERPRVIEAIAEARAHGDLSENAEYDAAKERQGFIEARLAELKGKLADCRIIEIAGRTSETVVFGATVVLIEQEAQAKKQYTLVGQDEADLKYSRISVQSPVGRALIGKRVGDMVEVTTPAKIVEYEVMEIRFEEL from the coding sequence ATGCCGACACCGATTACGAAAAAAGGGTATGAAGCACTGAAAGCCGAATTGGACCGGCTCCACAAAGTCGAACGACCGCGGGTGATTGAGGCCATCGCGGAGGCTCGCGCCCACGGTGATCTCAGCGAAAACGCCGAATATGATGCCGCCAAAGAGCGCCAGGGGTTTATCGAAGCGCGACTGGCCGAACTCAAAGGCAAGCTGGCCGATTGCCGGATCATCGAGATCGCCGGCCGCACCAGCGAAACGGTCGTCTTTGGCGCAACGGTGGTCCTGATCGAGCAGGAAGCCCAAGCCAAGAAGCAATATACGTTGGTGGGGCAGGATGAAGCAGATCTGAAGTATTCCCGTATCTCCGTCCAATCGCCGGTCGGGCGGGCCCTCATCGGCAAACGCGTAGGGGATATGGTGGAAGTGACGACTCCCGCGAAGATCGTGGAATACGAAGTGATGGAAATTCGCTTCGAAGAATTGTAA
- a CDS encoding SAM-dependent chlorinase/fluorinase, with protein sequence MPVTIPLITLLTDFGERDYFVASMKGVILNINPQARIVDLSHHVTPHDVADAAYLLKSCYRYFPDGTIHVAVVDPGVGGTRSPLLVSSSRYVFIGPDNGLFTHIYQEEHGIEVRHLENRQYRLDSEGATFDGRDLFAPAAAWLTKGQPIGSFGRLLPNYERLPIAEPAWDKHVLAGHILYIDRFGNLISDLTAYHLKEVRGLSKRPEPYIRIGGVTIDGMVRSYAEGSPETPQALINSNGYLEVFLKEGRAADRLNVSRGQRIELC encoded by the coding sequence ATGCCGGTAACGATCCCGCTCATCACCCTGCTGACGGATTTCGGCGAGCGCGATTATTTCGTCGCCAGCATGAAGGGTGTGATCCTCAACATCAATCCACAGGCCAGGATTGTGGATCTCTCGCATCACGTCACGCCCCATGATGTGGCGGATGCCGCATACCTCCTCAAATCTTGTTACCGCTATTTCCCGGACGGCACGATCCATGTGGCCGTGGTAGACCCGGGCGTGGGTGGGACCAGATCACCGCTGCTCGTCTCGTCTTCTCGCTATGTGTTTATCGGGCCGGACAACGGTCTGTTCACCCATATCTACCAGGAAGAACACGGCATTGAAGTGCGCCACCTTGAGAACCGGCAGTATCGACTGGACTCCGAGGGCGCCACGTTCGATGGACGCGATCTCTTCGCGCCGGCCGCCGCCTGGTTGACCAAGGGCCAGCCAATCGGCTCGTTCGGTCGGCTGCTGCCGAATTACGAACGCCTCCCGATTGCGGAACCGGCCTGGGACAAACACGTCCTTGCAGGACACATTCTGTATATTGATCGTTTCGGCAATCTCATTTCCGATCTCACCGCCTATCACCTCAAGGAAGTGCGCGGGCTGAGCAAACGTCCCGAGCCATACATTCGCATCGGCGGTGTCACCATCGACGGGATGGTGCGCAGCTATGCGGAGGGGTCGCCTGAGACGCCGCAGGCCCTGATCAACAGCAACGGCTACCTGGAAGTCTTCCTTAAAGAAGGTCGCGCTGCCGACCGATTGAACGTCTCACGGGGCCAGCGGATTGAACTCTGCTGA
- a CDS encoding efflux RND transporter periplasmic adaptor subunit yields the protein MKSRLCYVSALLLGLACATCTRADPPAPSTPPATPPVAAGHQPEIPTMLIDASPSLPALTLSARVTYAEDGFSRISSPLQGPVLDVRVKLGQAVKAGDVLMVIDAADIAKAYAAYVEEISELGLAERNYELTKDLYDAQAMSLKDLEHAENDLNRERAEFKQAKGQLLSLRVPAAELSKPLAQQQITSRFELRSPLTGTVVERNVTPGQIVGPASDSPLFTVANLDRLQVVADVYEHDLSGIRVGALAPMTVEAYPGIEFPATISVIGDVVDPATRTIKIRASVSNADRRLKPEMFARVTIPGQTIRPKIVIPKQAILEHSGKQWVVLQDETGRLEERAIKIDSVTDNQVTIREGLTTGERIVLTPSAVDHLAAGDTSPGGA from the coding sequence ATGAAATCACGTCTCTGTTATGTGTCCGCTCTGCTGCTCGGTCTGGCATGCGCGACCTGTACCCGGGCCGATCCGCCGGCTCCCTCGACCCCACCGGCGACGCCTCCCGTCGCCGCCGGCCATCAGCCGGAGATTCCGACGATGCTCATCGATGCATCGCCCTCGCTTCCGGCCCTGACCCTCTCGGCCCGGGTGACCTATGCCGAGGATGGCTTTTCGAGAATTTCCTCTCCCCTCCAGGGGCCGGTGCTGGATGTCCGGGTCAAACTCGGCCAAGCCGTCAAAGCCGGCGATGTGTTGATGGTCATCGATGCGGCCGATATCGCCAAGGCCTACGCGGCCTACGTCGAAGAAATTTCTGAGTTGGGGCTGGCTGAACGCAACTACGAATTGACGAAGGACCTGTATGATGCCCAGGCCATGTCCCTGAAGGACCTGGAACATGCGGAAAACGACCTCAACCGCGAACGGGCTGAATTCAAACAGGCGAAAGGACAGCTGCTGTCCCTACGCGTGCCGGCGGCCGAACTCAGCAAGCCGCTTGCGCAGCAACAAATTACCTCGCGGTTCGAACTCCGAAGCCCATTGACAGGAACCGTCGTCGAACGCAACGTGACACCGGGACAAATCGTCGGGCCTGCGTCGGACTCCCCGCTGTTTACAGTGGCAAATCTCGATCGGCTGCAAGTGGTGGCGGACGTCTATGAGCATGACCTCTCAGGCATTCGGGTGGGTGCCCTCGCACCGATGACGGTCGAGGCCTATCCGGGCATTGAGTTCCCTGCCACCATCAGCGTGATCGGAGATGTGGTGGATCCTGCCACTCGTACGATTAAGATTCGTGCCTCCGTCTCGAATGCAGATCGCCGGCTGAAGCCCGAGATGTTCGCCCGTGTCACCATCCCCGGCCAGACCATCCGCCCGAAGATTGTGATCCCCAAACAAGCCATCCTTGAACACTCCGGCAAACAGTGGGTGGTGTTACAAGATGAGACCGGCCGGCTTGAGGAACGTGCCATCAAGATCGACAGCGTGACCGACAATCAGGTGACGATTCGCGAAGGGTTGACCACCGGAGAACGGATCGTGCTCACCCCCTCGGCCGTCGACCATCTCGCGGCTGGTGACACCTCTCCCGGCGGGGCGTAG
- the bioA gene encoding adenosylmethionine--8-amino-7-oxononanoate transaminase produces MKHTSKGLPLAAWDHAYLWHPFTQMQEWEQETPLIIEKGKGAYLIDTEGRKYLDGTSSIWVNIHGHRHPQLDRALTTQLGQIAHSTFLGLSNPPAIRLARELIRIAPKGLRRVFYSDNGSTAVEVALKMAVQYWQQRRPTAGSKQSFVHLKLAYHGDTVGAVSVGNIELFHARFKALLFPTHQVDPPHCYRCPLNLTYPACQMACIDPLERLLKTRHRELAGVILEPLVQAAAGMMTAPPGYLTRVRELCTKYHVLLIADEVATGFGRTGKMFACQHEGVTPDLMAISKGMTGGYMPLAATLATEEIYRAFLGRYEDWKTFFHGHSYTGNPLGCAVALANLDLFRREKTLTHVRKQTKLLARLLRPTASLSHVGDIRQCGLMVGIELVQDRLTRTPYPPDMRIGHRVAQACRQGGLLMRPLGNVIALVPPLSTSPQELTKMVAILYRAIIDVTEGSASPA; encoded by the coding sequence ATGAAGCACACATCCAAGGGTCTTCCACTCGCGGCCTGGGACCATGCCTATCTCTGGCATCCGTTCACGCAGATGCAGGAGTGGGAACAGGAAACACCGCTGATCATCGAGAAGGGCAAAGGGGCCTATCTCATCGACACCGAGGGCCGGAAGTATCTCGACGGCACGTCGTCCATCTGGGTCAATATTCACGGTCACCGGCATCCGCAATTGGATCGTGCGCTCACGACGCAGCTCGGACAGATCGCGCATTCCACCTTCCTCGGTCTGTCCAATCCGCCGGCCATTCGACTGGCGAGGGAGCTGATTCGGATTGCGCCGAAAGGCCTACGTCGAGTGTTCTATTCCGACAACGGGTCGACGGCAGTTGAAGTGGCTCTGAAGATGGCGGTTCAATACTGGCAACAGCGGCGGCCGACGGCGGGCTCCAAACAGTCCTTTGTACACTTAAAACTCGCGTATCATGGTGACACGGTCGGGGCCGTGAGCGTGGGGAACATCGAATTGTTTCACGCGCGCTTCAAGGCGCTGCTGTTTCCTACCCATCAAGTCGATCCGCCCCACTGTTATCGTTGCCCACTGAACCTGACCTATCCCGCCTGTCAGATGGCCTGCATCGATCCGTTGGAAAGACTTTTGAAAACTCGGCACCGCGAACTGGCCGGGGTCATTCTGGAACCACTTGTTCAAGCGGCGGCGGGAATGATGACCGCGCCGCCCGGATACCTCACTCGTGTGCGCGAGTTATGTACGAAGTACCACGTCCTGTTGATCGCTGACGAAGTAGCGACCGGCTTTGGCCGCACAGGCAAAATGTTCGCGTGCCAGCATGAAGGCGTGACCCCGGACCTCATGGCGATCAGCAAGGGCATGACGGGTGGATACATGCCGTTGGCAGCCACCCTGGCGACCGAGGAGATCTACCGAGCGTTTCTCGGACGGTATGAAGACTGGAAAACGTTCTTTCATGGCCATAGTTACACGGGCAATCCGTTGGGCTGCGCCGTGGCCCTGGCCAACCTGGACCTCTTTCGTCGTGAGAAGACGCTCACGCACGTTCGAAAGCAGACCAAACTGCTCGCCCGGCTGCTGCGTCCGACGGCCTCGTTGAGTCATGTGGGCGATATTCGGCAATGTGGTTTGATGGTCGGAATCGAATTGGTGCAGGATCGCTTGACGCGTACTCCCTACCCGCCTGACATGCGTATCGGTCATCGCGTGGCCCAAGCCTGCCGGCAAGGCGGGCTCCTGATGAGACCGCTCGGCAACGTCATCGCATTGGTCCCTCCCCTCTCAACCAGCCCTCAAGAATTAACCAAGATGGTGGCAATTTTGTACAGGGCCATCATTGACGTGACCGAAGGCAGTGCATCTCCGGCGTAG